A single window of Maylandia zebra isolate NMK-2024a linkage group LG2, Mzebra_GT3a, whole genome shotgun sequence DNA harbors:
- the atp1b4 gene encoding protein ATP1B4 isoform X1, giving the protein MGVTERYVTGVLMGSGMRTTSPEPHKVILKHGQELEEEQEELAEHQPLEQEDLNFERWKRRPIPKRTLHQKIDDLKTYLWNAETNEFMGRSGKSWSLILLFYAALYLFLAAMFGGCLFCLMWSISPYHPTFNDRVMPPGMTMAPHLEGHEIAFNASDRKSWRKYARSMEEYLRPYNDAAQQRKNIPCDKETYFMQDDLDEAAERKACQFKRSWLGQCSGLQDANFGYSQGMPCILLRMNRILGYLPGQGKPINVTCGVKKGPPEVLGKIEFFPKSIFENKYYPYYGKLRHVNYSSPVVAVRFTGVQQGANIQVQCKLNGKGIINDSPTDRYLGSVTFSLEVGA; this is encoded by the exons ATGGGGGTAACAGAACGGTACGTGACCGGAGTGCTAATGGGATCAGGGATGAGGACTACTTCACCAGAG CCTCACAAAGTGATACTCAAGCATGGCCAAGAGCTGGAGGaagagcaggaggagctggccgAGCATCAGCCTCTAGAGCAGGAAGACCTCAACTTTGAGAGATGGAAGCGCAGGCCGATTCCCAAGAGGACGCTCCACCAGAAAATAGACGACCTGAAGACATACCTGTGGAATGCAGAGACCAACGAATTCATGGGTCGCTCTGGGAAGAGCTGGA GCCTCATCCTACTCTTCTATGCTGCACTTTATTTGTTTCTTGCAGCCATGTTTGGCGGCTGTTTGTTTTGCCTCATGTGGTCTATTAGTCCCTACCACCCCACCTTCAACGATAGAGTGATGCCACCAG GTATGACGATGGCCCCGCACCTAGAAGGCCATGAGATTGCTTTTAACGCATCTGATCGCAAATCCTGGAGGAAGTACGCCAGGTCTATGGAGGAATATCTAAGAC CGTATAACGATGCTGCTCAGCAGAGGAAGAATATTCCCTGTGATAAGGAGACATACTTCATGCAGGACGACTTGGACGAGGCTGCAGAGCGGAAAGCGTGTCAGTTTAAACGGTCCTGGTTGGGGCAGTGTTCAGGGCTGCAGGACGCCAACTTTGGCTATTCTCAGGGAATGCCATGCATCCTCCTTCGAATGAACCGG ATCCTCGGTTACTTACCTGGTCAGGGGAAACCGATAAATGTGACCTGTGGCGTTAAG AAAGGACCACCAGAAGTCTTGGGAAAAATTGAGTTTTTTCCCAAAAGCATTTTTGAAAACAAGTATTATCCATACTACGGGAAGCTGAGACAT GTAAACTACTCTTCACCAGTCGTGGCTGTACGTTTTACGGGCGTGCAGCAAGGCGCTAACATCCAAGTACAATGCAAACTGAACGGAAAGGGCATCATTAACGATTCTCCCACTGACCGCTACCTGGGCAGCGTGACCTTCTCCTTGGAGGTCGGAGCGTAA
- the atp1b4 gene encoding protein ATP1B4 isoform X2 yields MEPSSTEGGAEEKLVRSLPHKVILKHGQELEEEQEELAEHQPLEQEDLNFERWKRRPIPKRTLHQKIDDLKTYLWNAETNEFMGRSGKSWSLILLFYAALYLFLAAMFGGCLFCLMWSISPYHPTFNDRVMPPGMTMAPHLEGHEIAFNASDRKSWRKYARSMEEYLRPYNDAAQQRKNIPCDKETYFMQDDLDEAAERKACQFKRSWLGQCSGLQDANFGYSQGMPCILLRMNRILGYLPGQGKPINVTCGVKKGPPEVLGKIEFFPKSIFENKYYPYYGKLRHVNYSSPVVAVRFTGVQQGANIQVQCKLNGKGIINDSPTDRYLGSVTFSLEVGA; encoded by the exons ATGGAGCCCAGTTCCACAGAGGGAGGAGCTGAGGAGAAGCTTGTTAGAAGTCTT CCTCACAAAGTGATACTCAAGCATGGCCAAGAGCTGGAGGaagagcaggaggagctggccgAGCATCAGCCTCTAGAGCAGGAAGACCTCAACTTTGAGAGATGGAAGCGCAGGCCGATTCCCAAGAGGACGCTCCACCAGAAAATAGACGACCTGAAGACATACCTGTGGAATGCAGAGACCAACGAATTCATGGGTCGCTCTGGGAAGAGCTGGA GCCTCATCCTACTCTTCTATGCTGCACTTTATTTGTTTCTTGCAGCCATGTTTGGCGGCTGTTTGTTTTGCCTCATGTGGTCTATTAGTCCCTACCACCCCACCTTCAACGATAGAGTGATGCCACCAG GTATGACGATGGCCCCGCACCTAGAAGGCCATGAGATTGCTTTTAACGCATCTGATCGCAAATCCTGGAGGAAGTACGCCAGGTCTATGGAGGAATATCTAAGAC CGTATAACGATGCTGCTCAGCAGAGGAAGAATATTCCCTGTGATAAGGAGACATACTTCATGCAGGACGACTTGGACGAGGCTGCAGAGCGGAAAGCGTGTCAGTTTAAACGGTCCTGGTTGGGGCAGTGTTCAGGGCTGCAGGACGCCAACTTTGGCTATTCTCAGGGAATGCCATGCATCCTCCTTCGAATGAACCGG ATCCTCGGTTACTTACCTGGTCAGGGGAAACCGATAAATGTGACCTGTGGCGTTAAG AAAGGACCACCAGAAGTCTTGGGAAAAATTGAGTTTTTTCCCAAAAGCATTTTTGAAAACAAGTATTATCCATACTACGGGAAGCTGAGACAT GTAAACTACTCTTCACCAGTCGTGGCTGTACGTTTTACGGGCGTGCAGCAAGGCGCTAACATCCAAGTACAATGCAAACTGAACGGAAAGGGCATCATTAACGATTCTCCCACTGACCGCTACCTGGGCAGCGTGACCTTCTCCTTGGAGGTCGGAGCGTAA